TGTGGATAAACGAGTACTTTATACAGTTTTAGAGGAATATGCACGCGACAGGTCCTCGCAGGTCGCGGTTAGCTGGAATGATATGTCGGTTACTTATGGTGCATTGATGGAATATGCCAACCATCTGGCGCAGCAGCTAAAAAAGACCGGCTTGAAAAAGGGAGATGTGGTGGCCCTGATGGTGCCTAAAAGCCACGATTATATCATCACAATGCTGGGTGTCAGCAAAGCCGGAGGCGTTTTTATGCCGGTAGAACCCGGGTATCCTGCTGAACGAATGATGCAGATCATGAAAGTGGCCACTCCCCGGTTTATCATTGTTCCGCAGGACCAGCTGGAGAAACGCCAGTATCATTCTTCCGCCCGTTACGGGACTGGTACTTTACTGATGAATGAACGATATGATCTGTTTGTTGATGAATTTATGCCAAGGCAAGTTGTTATTGATCTGCCGGCGGAGGAAGTGGTGACAGGAGACGACAGCTGTTATCTCATGTACACCTCCGGATCTACAGGGACGCCCAAAGTGATAGAAGGTATGCATAAGTCACTGAGCCATTTTATACACTGGGAAGTAAAGGAGTTTGGTCTTGATAAGGATACCAGGACGGGTCTGATTGCTCCTCTTTCCTTTGATGTGAGCCTTCGGGACATCTATGTGCCACTACTGGCCGGCGGCACCCTGTTTATACCGCCGGATGGCATTCAGCAGGATGTGAAAAAATTCATTGCCTGGATAAAGGAAAGCAAATTGTCGGTACTGCATATTGTTCCGTCGGTATTGAGGTTGCTGATGAAGGAATTGCAGCAGGAGGCCGTTACTTCCTTCCCGTTCACCTCGCTGAAATATGTGTTGACAGCAGGAGAGCCGTTGTATGGAAAAGATGTGACCGTCTGGAGAAGGTTGGCAGGAGCAGGAGTTACATTGGTGAACCTGTACGGTCCTTCTGAAACCACGCTGGCGAAGTTGTTTTATAGAATACCACAGGAAGAAATACACCCGGACAGCGTTGTGCCCCTTGGCATACCGCTACCTAATACCTCCGTTGCTATTGTCAATAACGGCAGACTGTGTAACGTGGGCGACACGGGCGAGATACTTATTAAAACACCTTTCCGGAGCAAAGGATATTACAAAGACCCTGTTATGACAGCGGATAAATTTATACAGAATCCACTGCAGCAGGAATTTGAAGATATTGTATATAAAACGGGAGATCTGGGCAAATACCTGCCGGATAAAAGCATCGCCTTCGTCGGACGGTCAGACACACAGGTGAAGATTAGGGGCAACCGGGTAGAGATTGCCGAAGTGGAACAAAATGTCGCCGGCTTTCCTGGTGTTGAGCATAATGTGGTGACAACAGTAACGTCGGACACACATGAACTTAGCCTCTGTTGCTATTTTATTTCCAGGGAAAATATCACCCATCGGGCAATACAGGAGTTTCTGAAACAACAATTGCCCGATTACATGATCCCGTCTTATTTCGTCCGGTTGGATAGTTTCCCGCTTAACCTGAACGGGAAAATAAACAAAAAGGCATTACCCAAGCCGGAAGAACTGCTTTACAGCCAGCTTACATATGAACCGCCAATAGGTGACCTGGAAATAGCAATAGCCGCTGTCTGGAGTGAACTGCTGGGCCTGAAGAAAGTCGGGAGGTCCAATACCTTTTTTGAATTAGGGGGGCATAGCCTCATCGCAACCAGGATAACCTCCATACTGTCCCGTACCTTACAAAAGGACATCGGGCTGAAAGAGTTCTTCGAGAATAATACCGTGGCCGGATTGGCCAAAGTACTGGCCGGAAAGGAAACCGTATTTAAAAGTGAAATTATCGCCGCTATACCTGGCAGAGAGTATTACCCGGTTTCTTATGCACAGAAGCGTTTGCTGATACTGGATAAAAAGATAGAACAAAAGACATTGTATAACATGTCGTTGGCCGCATGTCTTAATAGTAATACCAATATCCCTGCTTTAAAACGGGCACTGAAGAAAATTACGGAACGGCATGAGTCGCTCCGCACCACGTTCTCTTTTGCCAATGGGGACCTGCGCCAGCATATCCATCCGGACAGCATAGTTGATATAACGGAAACAGTTATCACGGACGGAACGGAAAGTGAGGTGACAGCTTCCTCCATCAGGGCAATGACAGAGCGCGTGTTTAACCTGGAAAGCGGACCGCTGGCTACTATCGGCATCGTACATTTTCCGGGTGGAAAGTATTTGCTGTTGATTAACATGCACCATATCATCAGCGATGGCTGGTCTGTGGGGGTGTTGGTAAAAGAGTTGGCCGTTTTGTACGAGGCATTTAGCCAGGGGCTGGAAGATCCTTTACCCCCGTTAAGGATACATTATAAGGATTATGTCGCCTGGCAGCAGGCAATGCTGGCTAATAAAATGGATACCCTTAAGCAATACTGGTATGCTGAATTAGAACAGGAGTTGCCCGAAATTAACCTGCCGTATGATTTTCCGCGCCCGGCAAAACGTAGTTATACAGGGAGTAAACATAGGTTCAGCCTGAGCAGGGAGTCTTCTGATTATTTGCGTACACTGGCAAGAGAATTTGATACGAGCCTGTTTGTAGTCCTGCAAAGTGTTATAAACATGTTGTTATATCATTATAGTGGTCAACAGACAATTGTTACAGGAACGCCGATCTCAGGAAGAAATCATCATGAACTGGAAAACCAGATAGGGTTTTATCTGAATTATCTGGTGCTGAAAATTGATTTAAGGGGTAGTGATCACCTGTCGGCCTTTATTGAAAACGTAAAACAACGGGTGTTGGATGCATTTGATCACCAGGACTATCCATATGATAAACTGGTAGAGGATTTGATCGTTACCGGGAAGGAAGACAGAAACCCATTCTATGACGTACTGGTCGTAATGAATAATGCTGATCTGAATGGCAGCCACAGCGATTTTGAAAAACTGGAACAATTGACCGGCCTGCAGGGAATACCCATCGAAGACAATATCAGCAAACTAGACCTCTCTTTCTTTGTGTCTGATTTAAATGAAATACTGGTCAACATTGAGTTTGATACCTCGCTGTTTCTGCCGGCTACAATAGCAGCCATGGAAAATGACTTAAGATCGATCGTGGATATTTGCAGGGAAGCCCTGCATACATTGACACTGAGCGAACTTAGTTACCGTTTGTCAGAAAATGGCGGTACCATACTACGGCGGAATAACGTGGATATTATTGACGAACAGTTTTAATTATCAATTAACGTACTTCAAATGGGTATTCTGAGTCTCTTGCGGGAAAAATCCAGATATTTTTATGTGTCCCTTGTTTTCCTGGGTCTTTCAGACTCTATTCTTAACCTGGGATTATTGCTTTTTATTAACATTGCTGTTAACGGAGAAGCGTTGCCTCCAATTTTAGCAAAAGCGCCTGCGGTGGTCTATGCCGGTATATTGTTCGTTTCCATCATGAGCAGCAACTTGTTTCAGCGATATATCATTCGCCTGACCAATGACCTTCGGTTTGAAATGGAGCTGAAAATATTGGCCAAATTAAAATCATCCTCGTATGAGCGTTTTGAAAAGCTGGGTAACGAAAAAGTATTTACCGCAATGGGGGACGCCAGGGAATTGGCGGATGTGCCGGAGGTATTGATGAATACATTCAATGCTGTGGTCATCGTTGTTTGTTGCCTGGGATATCTTTTCTGGACTTCCCTGATAGGGGGGAGTATGATTCTTTTGATCATGGCTGTTTTACTGGTGGTATATCTCTATCGTAACAAACAGGCGGAGCGGGATATCAACGCACTCAGAGACTTACAGGATAAATATTTTATCTATCTCAATGATCTGCTGCATGGCTACAAAGAATTGCGGATGAGCGCCGGGAAAACCAATAAGTTATTTGATAATCACTTCTTCCCTAACAGGAGAGAAGGGAAGAAATTAGCCACCGGTATTGCCATTCGTTATATGAGCAATGAATTGACAGGAAAGTACAGCTGGTACATCGTACTGGGAGTGGTGATATTTGGCCTGCCAACATTGATAGGGTTCAGAAATGTACAGTTGCTGGCGTTTATATCTACTATATTGTACCTGATTGGCCCGGTGGCGGTGCTGGTAACATTGGTACCTACCATCACCAGGGTGAAAGTGGCGGTGTCCAGACTGAATAGATTTGAGCAGCAAATGAACACCGAACTGGATAAAGAAGAAGTGCCTGCTACGCCGGCAACAACTATTCATCCCGCGGAGCGGATCAGGTTTGAAGACGTAAGATACAATTATACAGATGAGGATGGAAATACTGCATTTTCATTAGGCCCCCTGAACCTGGATATTGAGAAAGGAAAGCTGATGTTTGTAACGGGAGGGAATGGCAGCGGTAAAAGTACCTTCGTAAATTTGATTACCGGCCTGTACAAACCGGAGT
This sequence is a window from Chitinophaga varians. Protein-coding genes within it:
- a CDS encoding non-ribosomal peptide synthetase, which gives rise to MDKRVLYTVLEEYARDRSSQVAVSWNDMSVTYGALMEYANHLAQQLKKTGLKKGDVVALMVPKSHDYIITMLGVSKAGGVFMPVEPGYPAERMMQIMKVATPRFIIVPQDQLEKRQYHSSARYGTGTLLMNERYDLFVDEFMPRQVVIDLPAEEVVTGDDSCYLMYTSGSTGTPKVIEGMHKSLSHFIHWEVKEFGLDKDTRTGLIAPLSFDVSLRDIYVPLLAGGTLFIPPDGIQQDVKKFIAWIKESKLSVLHIVPSVLRLLMKELQQEAVTSFPFTSLKYVLTAGEPLYGKDVTVWRRLAGAGVTLVNLYGPSETTLAKLFYRIPQEEIHPDSVVPLGIPLPNTSVAIVNNGRLCNVGDTGEILIKTPFRSKGYYKDPVMTADKFIQNPLQQEFEDIVYKTGDLGKYLPDKSIAFVGRSDTQVKIRGNRVEIAEVEQNVAGFPGVEHNVVTTVTSDTHELSLCCYFISRENITHRAIQEFLKQQLPDYMIPSYFVRLDSFPLNLNGKINKKALPKPEELLYSQLTYEPPIGDLEIAIAAVWSELLGLKKVGRSNTFFELGGHSLIATRITSILSRTLQKDIGLKEFFENNTVAGLAKVLAGKETVFKSEIIAAIPGREYYPVSYAQKRLLILDKKIEQKTLYNMSLAACLNSNTNIPALKRALKKITERHESLRTTFSFANGDLRQHIHPDSIVDITETVITDGTESEVTASSIRAMTERVFNLESGPLATIGIVHFPGGKYLLLINMHHIISDGWSVGVLVKELAVLYEAFSQGLEDPLPPLRIHYKDYVAWQQAMLANKMDTLKQYWYAELEQELPEINLPYDFPRPAKRSYTGSKHRFSLSRESSDYLRTLAREFDTSLFVVLQSVINMLLYHYSGQQTIVTGTPISGRNHHELENQIGFYLNYLVLKIDLRGSDHLSAFIENVKQRVLDAFDHQDYPYDKLVEDLIVTGKEDRNPFYDVLVVMNNADLNGSHSDFEKLEQLTGLQGIPIEDNISKLDLSFFVSDLNEILVNIEFDTSLFLPATIAAMENDLRSIVDICREALHTLTLSELSYRLSENGGTILRRNNVDIIDEQF
- a CDS encoding ATP-binding cassette domain-containing protein — its product is MPPILAKAPAVVYAGILFVSIMSSNLFQRYIIRLTNDLRFEMELKILAKLKSSSYERFEKLGNEKVFTAMGDARELADVPEVLMNTFNAVVIVVCCLGYLFWTSLIGGSMILLIMAVLLVVYLYRNKQAERDINALRDLQDKYFIYLNDLLHGYKELRMSAGKTNKLFDNHFFPNRREGKKLATGIAIRYMSNELTGKYSWYIVLGVVIFGLPTLIGFRNVQLLAFISTILYLIGPVAVLVTLVPTITRVKVAVSRLNRFEQQMNTELDKEEVPATPATTIHPAERIRFEDVRYNYTDEDGNTAFSLGPLNLDIEKGKLMFVTGGNGSGKSTFVNLITGLYKPESGRVFLCMADGSEISSEEPHYRDHLSVIFTIPYLFNENYYDFTIDEKHAPFKHLSEIMQLDSVLRLDAKKGMADKNLSKGQQKRLAMIYSLLEAKSILILDEWAAEQDPEFRSYFYRKFLPGLIKDGKTVVAITHDDAYFKYADTVVKFDYGNISSTTEIDLVLNN